A section of the Streptococcus oriscaviae genome encodes:
- the queA gene encoding tRNA preQ1(34) S-adenosylmethionine ribosyltransferase-isomerase QueA yields the protein MNTADFDFELPEELIAQTPLIQRDSSRLLILDKEKQTLADSHFDHIIDQLQPGDALVMNNTRVLPARLYGEKPDTHGHVELLLLKNTQGDQWEVLAKPAKRLRVGSKVSFGDGRLIATIVEELEHGGRIVEFSYDGIFLEVLESLGEMPLPPYIHEKLEDRERYQTVYAKENGSAAAPTAGLHFTQELLQKIEDKGVKLVYLTLHVGLGTFRPVSVDNLEDHEMHSEYYQFSQKAADTLNHVKETGGRVVAVGTTSIRTLETIGNKFDGKLKADSGWTNIFIKPGYTFKVVDAFSTNFHLPKSTLVMLVAAFAGREFTLEAYKHAVEEGYRFFSFGDAMFLK from the coding sequence ATGAATACAGCTGATTTTGATTTTGAATTGCCGGAAGAATTGATTGCCCAAACCCCCTTAATCCAGCGAGATAGCTCGCGCTTGTTGATTTTGGATAAGGAAAAACAGACCTTAGCGGATAGTCATTTCGACCATATTATTGACCAACTTCAACCAGGGGATGCTCTGGTGATGAATAATACCCGCGTGTTGCCAGCTCGACTATATGGAGAAAAACCTGACACCCATGGTCATGTGGAGTTGCTTTTGCTGAAAAATACCCAAGGCGACCAGTGGGAGGTTCTTGCAAAGCCAGCCAAACGGCTGCGTGTCGGAAGCAAGGTTTCCTTTGGTGATGGCCGACTCATCGCAACTATTGTGGAAGAATTAGAGCATGGTGGAAGAATCGTCGAATTTAGCTATGACGGTATTTTTCTTGAGGTGCTGGAAAGTCTGGGTGAAATGCCTCTGCCACCTTATATCCACGAAAAACTAGAGGATCGCGAGCGTTACCAGACAGTCTACGCCAAGGAAAATGGCTCTGCTGCTGCTCCTACGGCCGGTCTACACTTTACCCAAGAATTACTCCAAAAAATCGAGGATAAAGGGGTCAAGCTAGTTTACCTAACCCTGCATGTTGGACTTGGAACCTTCCGACCTGTATCTGTGGATAATTTGGAAGACCATGAAATGCACTCTGAGTATTATCAGTTTAGTCAAAAGGCCGCGGATACACTCAATCACGTCAAGGAGACCGGAGGCCGTGTCGTTGCCGTTGGAACAACCTCTATCCGTACCCTGGAAACTATCGGCAACAAATTTGATGGAAAACTCAAGGCTGATTCTGGCTGGACCAATATCTTCATCAAGCCAGGCTATACCTTTAAGGTTGTCGATGCCTTTTCAACCAACTTCCACCTGCCAAAGTCCACTCTGGTCATGCTCGTTGCTGCCTTTGCAGGCCG